The Azospirillum baldaniorum genome contains a region encoding:
- a CDS encoding LysR family transcriptional regulator, translating into MKRVLPPTNLFLAFEAAARHRNFSRAAEELGISQPAVSRAVASLEEAIGVKLFLRSGPRVRLTTRGAELSGLMSNSFDAIEKLIASWKDKESGRKPVLLSISSSMAAHWLIPRLFDFRLAFPDVDLRFELIAGGVGQSPVRADLGLRRFPETAKAPPESHFLDEIIQPVAALDYIKRMGTLDQPRRNRTHTLITLSAHWCDWDTFARLAGLELPPNHKTMVFSDYSVALQSALNGQGIVLGWLSVTSRLLRYRSLLAASDKGLNTRATFNFILGDQTPVGSIAGDVREWLCAEVGKDVAKIGKGGRLHSFECHVLVS; encoded by the coding sequence ATGAAGCGGGTTTTGCCGCCAACGAACCTCTTTTTGGCTTTTGAGGCGGCTGCGCGGCACCGGAATTTTTCGCGCGCAGCGGAGGAATTGGGAATTAGCCAGCCTGCTGTCAGCCGGGCTGTGGCGTCCCTGGAGGAGGCCATCGGTGTGAAGCTGTTCTTGCGGTCAGGGCCGCGCGTGCGTCTGACCACGCGCGGCGCCGAGCTGAGCGGGTTGATGTCCAACAGCTTCGACGCCATCGAAAAACTGATTGCGTCGTGGAAGGACAAGGAGAGCGGGCGGAAGCCGGTGCTCTTGTCCATCTCTTCATCGATGGCCGCACATTGGCTGATTCCGCGGCTGTTCGACTTCCGGCTGGCGTTCCCCGACGTGGACCTGCGCTTCGAGCTGATCGCCGGAGGTGTCGGGCAGAGTCCGGTTCGGGCTGATCTTGGCTTGCGCCGCTTTCCAGAAACGGCCAAGGCTCCTCCAGAGAGCCACTTCCTGGATGAGATCATCCAGCCGGTGGCCGCGTTGGACTACATAAAGCGCATGGGAACGCTCGACCAACCGCGGCGCAACCGGACGCACACCTTGATCACCCTCAGCGCTCACTGGTGCGACTGGGATACGTTCGCCCGCCTCGCTGGCTTGGAATTGCCTCCGAACCACAAGACGATGGTTTTCTCCGATTATTCGGTGGCGCTTCAGTCGGCCTTGAACGGGCAAGGGATCGTCCTGGGATGGCTGTCGGTGACGTCCCGATTGCTTCGCTACCGCTCACTTCTGGCGGCGTCTGACAAGGGTCTCAACACCCGCGCGACATTCAACTTCATACTTGGTGATCAAACGCCGGTGGGGAGTATTGCGGGAGATGTGCGCGAGTGGTTGTGCGCAGAGGTCGGGAAGGACGTAGCGAAGATCGGTAAAGGGGGACGGCTGCACTCCTTCGAGTGCCATGTTCTAGTCTCCTGA
- a CDS encoding substrate-binding domain-containing protein, whose product MFRTVLALCLLLTGPAGAGPIQELRVCADPNNLPFSNERREGFENRIVELLAADLGVPVAYTWWPQRRGFIRNTLKEGLCDLIPGVPSGLEMVSTTAPYYRSGYVFVAKAQDGPVITSFDDPRLRSLRIGVQMIGDDFANTPPAHALTRRGIVDNVRGYMVYGDYSRDDGAAGIVEAVSSGAVDVAIVWGPVAGYYAGRQPVPLALTPVAPPAEGPLFPMAFDISMGLRRGDRAFHDLVSGALDRNRAAIDAILADFGVPRLEQPRGGD is encoded by the coding sequence ATGTTCCGGACGGTCCTCGCGCTGTGCCTGCTGCTCACGGGACCCGCCGGCGCCGGCCCCATCCAGGAACTGCGCGTCTGCGCCGACCCGAACAACCTTCCCTTCTCCAACGAGCGTCGCGAGGGGTTCGAGAACAGGATCGTGGAGCTTCTGGCCGCCGACCTCGGCGTTCCGGTCGCCTACACATGGTGGCCGCAACGGCGCGGCTTCATTCGCAACACGTTGAAGGAGGGGCTGTGCGACCTCATCCCCGGCGTGCCGAGCGGCCTGGAGATGGTGTCCACCACAGCCCCCTATTACCGCTCCGGCTATGTGTTCGTCGCGAAGGCGCAGGACGGGCCGGTCATAACCTCTTTCGACGACCCGCGCCTGCGGAGCCTGCGCATCGGCGTGCAGATGATCGGCGACGACTTCGCCAACACGCCGCCGGCGCACGCGCTGACGCGGCGGGGCATTGTCGACAACGTGCGCGGCTACATGGTTTACGGCGACTACAGCCGTGATGACGGGGCGGCGGGCATCGTGGAGGCGGTGTCCAGCGGGGCAGTGGACGTTGCCATCGTCTGGGGGCCGGTTGCCGGCTACTACGCCGGTCGTCAGCCGGTTCCGCTGGCTCTCACCCCGGTCGCGCCGCCCGCCGAAGGCCCGCTGTTTCCCATGGCCTTCGACATCTCCATGGGGCTGCGGCGCGGGGACCGGGCGTTCCATGACCTTGTCAGTGGCGCGCTGGATCGGAACCGCGCGGCCATCGACGCCATTCTCGCCGATTTCGGCGTGCCCCGCTTGGAGCAGCCTCGGGGCGGAGATTGA
- a CDS encoding c-type cytochrome — MIATLSLRSVAVVSALLALSAAGIAAYAWEDQRWELERRAADLTGGSPSAGREAVLRYGCGSCHSIPGVQRANGVVGPPLGGIANRVYVAGVLQNTPDNLVLWLRDPQGVDPKTAMPSLGVSEEDARHIAAFLYTLK, encoded by the coding sequence ATGATCGCGACCCTCTCCTTGCGTTCCGTCGCTGTGGTGTCCGCGCTGCTGGCGCTGAGCGCCGCCGGGATCGCCGCCTATGCCTGGGAGGACCAGCGGTGGGAGCTGGAACGGCGGGCCGCGGACCTCACCGGCGGCTCCCCGTCCGCGGGGCGGGAGGCGGTGCTGCGCTACGGCTGCGGGTCCTGTCACAGCATTCCGGGCGTGCAGCGGGCCAACGGCGTCGTCGGTCCGCCGCTCGGCGGCATCGCCAACCGGGTCTATGTGGCGGGGGTGCTTCAGAACACACCCGACAATCTGGTCCTGTGGCTCCGCGATCCGCAGGGCGTCGACCCGAAAACCGCCATGCCGTCCCTGGGCGTGAGCGAGGAGGACGCGCGGCACATCGCGGCCTTTCTCTACACCTTGAAGTGA